From a single Pseudorasbora parva isolate DD20220531a chromosome 17, ASM2467924v1, whole genome shotgun sequence genomic region:
- the nsmce4a gene encoding non-structural maintenance of chromosomes element 4 homolog A isoform X2 — MSDSRRRSRGSQEEAAGPSNGVGVRNRSERAGDMGDEDDIAGGPSGISEEDDDPTRRREIRSKYRDLINQVQQNREDMLNPANNKLTDVLEEANKLFVNVRQAREAALDAQLLVLATDLGKEKASQLHAEGSAFDPSAFAEHLLSFMGLNRLEDESGQDGNLEGYLPQGAWQKLANRSEYCFKTAPSFHYMLGSFLAEPPPPRQRVERQRKAPSKEAKRIMPTQLKKMEESHQEATEKEVERILGCLQRYFADDSDDPISYYEFVIDPRSFSRTVENIFHTSFLIRDGLARMYLRDGLPCIAPVEEGEIETGGASIRHQCVISISQKSWREIIDAFDIKDALIPAPEVSSQES, encoded by the exons ATGTCTGATTCGAGGAGAAGGTCTAGAGGGAGTCAAGAGGAGGCAGCAGGACCGTCAAATGGAGTGGGTGTGCGGAACAGGTCAGAGAGAGCTGGTGATATGGGGGATGAAGATGATATTGCTGGCGGACCATCAGGTATTAGTGAGGAAGATGATGATCCAACACGCAGGAGAGAGATCAGAAGCAAGTACCGGGATCTGATCAATCAAGTCCAGC AAAATCGTGAGGACATGTTGAACCCGGCTAACAATAAACTCACTGATGTTTTAGAAGAGGCCAACAAACTTTTTGTCAATG TGAGACAGGCTCGTGAAGCAGCACTGGATGCTCAACTCCTGGTACTAGCCACTGATCTAGGGAAGGAGAAGGCCAGCCAGCTACATGCTGAAGGCTCTGCGTTTGACCCGTCTGCTTTTGCAGAACATTTG TTGTCCTTCATGGGTCTGAATCGTTTGGAGGATGAGAGTGGGCAGGATGGAAACTTGGAGGGATATTTACCACAAGGAGCCTGGCAGAAGCTTGCAAATAGATCTGAGTACTGCTTCAAAACAGCCCCTTCATTCCACTACAT GTTGGGCTCCTTTTTGGCAGAGCCCCCTCCACCACGGCAGAGAGTTGAAAGGCAAAGGAAAGCACCCAGCAAAGAGGCAAAACGAATTATGCCCACCCAG CTTAAAAAAATGGAAGAATCACACCAGGAGGCAACAGAGAAAGAGGTTGAAAGAATTCTTGGATGTCTGCAACGTTACTTCGCTGATGACT CTGATGATCCCATTTCATACTATGAGTTCGTCATCGACCCCAGGTCCTTCTCTCGGACTGTGGAGAACATCTTCCACACATCTTTTCTCATAAGG GATGGTCTGGCACGGATGTACTTGCGGGATGGGCTTCCGTGTATTG CTCCAGTAGAGGAAGGTGAGATTGAGACCGGTGGAGCTTCCatcagacatcagtgtgtcatCTCCATCAGCCAGAAATCATGGCGG
- the nsmce4a gene encoding non-structural maintenance of chromosomes element 4 homolog A isoform X1, with translation MQMTDLNPAVFKVKNQAESLKMSDSRRRSRGSQEEAAGPSNGVGVRNRSERAGDMGDEDDIAGGPSGISEEDDDPTRRREIRSKYRDLINQVQQNREDMLNPANNKLTDVLEEANKLFVNVRQAREAALDAQLLVLATDLGKEKASQLHAEGSAFDPSAFAEHLLSFMGLNRLEDESGQDGNLEGYLPQGAWQKLANRSEYCFKTAPSFHYMLGSFLAEPPPPRQRVERQRKAPSKEAKRIMPTQLKKMEESHQEATEKEVERILGCLQRYFADDSDDPISYYEFVIDPRSFSRTVENIFHTSFLIRDGLARMYLRDGLPCIAPVEEGEIETGGASIRHQCVISISQKSWREIIDAFDIKDALIPAPEVSSQES, from the exons ATGCAAATGACAGACCTGAATCCTGCGGTTTTTAAAGTTA AAAATCAAGCAGAATCATTGAAGATGTCTGATTCGAGGAGAAGGTCTAGAGGGAGTCAAGAGGAGGCAGCAGGACCGTCAAATGGAGTGGGTGTGCGGAACAGGTCAGAGAGAGCTGGTGATATGGGGGATGAAGATGATATTGCTGGCGGACCATCAGGTATTAGTGAGGAAGATGATGATCCAACACGCAGGAGAGAGATCAGAAGCAAGTACCGGGATCTGATCAATCAAGTCCAGC AAAATCGTGAGGACATGTTGAACCCGGCTAACAATAAACTCACTGATGTTTTAGAAGAGGCCAACAAACTTTTTGTCAATG TGAGACAGGCTCGTGAAGCAGCACTGGATGCTCAACTCCTGGTACTAGCCACTGATCTAGGGAAGGAGAAGGCCAGCCAGCTACATGCTGAAGGCTCTGCGTTTGACCCGTCTGCTTTTGCAGAACATTTG TTGTCCTTCATGGGTCTGAATCGTTTGGAGGATGAGAGTGGGCAGGATGGAAACTTGGAGGGATATTTACCACAAGGAGCCTGGCAGAAGCTTGCAAATAGATCTGAGTACTGCTTCAAAACAGCCCCTTCATTCCACTACAT GTTGGGCTCCTTTTTGGCAGAGCCCCCTCCACCACGGCAGAGAGTTGAAAGGCAAAGGAAAGCACCCAGCAAAGAGGCAAAACGAATTATGCCCACCCAG CTTAAAAAAATGGAAGAATCACACCAGGAGGCAACAGAGAAAGAGGTTGAAAGAATTCTTGGATGTCTGCAACGTTACTTCGCTGATGACT CTGATGATCCCATTTCATACTATGAGTTCGTCATCGACCCCAGGTCCTTCTCTCGGACTGTGGAGAACATCTTCCACACATCTTTTCTCATAAGG GATGGTCTGGCACGGATGTACTTGCGGGATGGGCTTCCGTGTATTG CTCCAGTAGAGGAAGGTGAGATTGAGACCGGTGGAGCTTCCatcagacatcagtgtgtcatCTCCATCAGCCAGAAATCATGGCGG
- the LOC137044622 gene encoding BLOC-2 complex member HPS6, with product MTRLTLEQVTDFGDFTKGKDLKEFFKRAYSNFASQNCLSDVRLSPDGRHIHVIVRQPKSGLMTYDKYQRANLMQCQKHVDLVLTRNVPIVDVIYIPQSKPDDAASVLGVIFDNGKAEFWKFLECRSGWHLLQTVDLCNSPRAKVVSVSLCQNFIIWCEERPPSENSNSVSSDFRFCICKKTVEVNEGGVSFGNVKIALHNNPRYTTISSGDLVYLLPDMRENSSVAVSKVFLVWSPEHDTFNVHSACSCTVMKSSSKESDFKRLVTDFIGLLSTINPPHICGFSPTGCGDLLLLLSTGWVCIMKRDGCLRNIYKLPDNFLSASGNQNSLNIYNEILALTIGRTLFLIDTKCGLELERISLKTEGLLFVNSLDSHSPQMLSETGLFVVTQRQKASPTHSEDSSALLIESVFEEACKYYQQRSLSSTQLTVEKLKKGGMFQAPISLAAILRDFLCNQKTKTGEKHSSGQERLMSSLESELRSLVLLEDIKTSMVKASEKDLENYCETLVQQEICRLLGGELERENLQYLNSIFQLFPTYSWHAMQAVLHLRCNGEGSLSSKAPAELWKIILSPLQPTANFAHCNGQQKHTTMNLPVFELLCHSIFKFQPSWLPRFLELAQQQTGMTSSSSWSYGMKESSESLPLYKRALTVLPCKGSYQHLEVELLLCSERPKAIMQALRILIEQSQWERVSQVAERFCRKSPLLNKEIFNALLCEVSQHRDLDPYLDLLWTLCPEDMTVTSILNIVLKNLPDSAQNSGPFEAHGSQVTIGLLKPLLRKVLQRETKPSHRYADILQSPTIPPLTPPRQPKGLHRDAEHQETKQRTSS from the coding sequence ATGACGCGTCTCACATTGGAACAAGTGACTGATTTCGGCGATTTCACGAAAGGAAAGGATCTGAAGGAGTTTTTTAAACGAGCATACTCCAACTTCGCTTCTCAAAACTGCCTATCCGATGTGCGTCTGAGTCCAGATGGACGTCACATTCATGTCATTGTTCGTCAGCCAAAGAGTGGTCTTATGACATATGACAAATATCAGCGAGCCAATCTAATGCAATGCCAGAAGCACGTTGATTTAGTGCTAACTCGAAATGTGCCTATAGTTGATGTCATTTATATCCCTCAAAGCAAACCAGATGACGCAGCCTCTGTGCTGGGAGTGATTTTTGATAATGGGAAAGCAGAATTCTGGAAATTCCTGGAGTGCAGATCAGGCTGGCATCTACTCCAGACTGTGGATCTGTGTAACAGCCCTCGTGCAAAAGTAGTTTCTGTGTCTTTGTGTCAGAATTTCATTATATGGTGTGAGGAGCGACCACCTTCTGAGAACTCCAATAGTGTGAGCAGCGACTTCAGGTTCTGTATCTGCAAAAAGACTGTAGAAGTGAATGAGGGGGGTGTCAGTTTTGGAAATGTGAAAATTGCTTTGCATAATAATCCTCGATATACGACCATTAGTTCTGGGGATTTGGTCTATCTGCTCCCAGACATGCGGGAAAACTCTTCAGTGGCTGTTTCAAAAGTGTTTCTTGTATGGTCACCTGAACATGACACTTTTAATGTGCACAGTGCCTGTAGTTGCACAGTTATGAAAAGCTCAAGCAAAGAATCAGACTTCAAGAGGCTTGTTACAGACTTTATTGGTCTTCTATCCACAATAAATCCACCCCATATATGTGGATTCTCTCCCACTGGGTGTGGAGACCTCCTTCTTCTCCTCAGCACTGGTTGGGTATGCATTATGAAGAGGGATGGCTGTCTCCGCAACATATACAAACTTCCTGATAATTTCCTAAGTGCTAGTGGGAACCAAAATAGCCtgaatatatataatgaaattCTGGCACTAACAATAGGCAGGACCCTCTTCTTAATTGACACCAAATGTGGCCTGGAATTAGAGAGAATAAGTCTGAAAACAGAAGGTCTTCTTTTTGTAAACTCTTTGGACAGTCACTCTCCGCAAATGCTGTCAGAGACCGGGCTGTTTGTGGTGACTCAAAGACAGAAGGCTTCTCCGACACATTCAGAAGACTCAAGTGCACTCTTGATTGAGTCTGTGTTCGAGGAGGCGTGCAAATACTATCAGCAAAGAAGTCTAAGTAGCACGCAGCTCACGGTGGAGAAGCTCAAAAAAGGTGGGATGTTTCAAGCTCCTATATCACTggctgccatcctcagggatTTCCTCTGCAACCAGAAGACCAAAACTGGTGAGAAACACTCCTCGGGTCAAGAAAGGCTCATGAGCTCACTTGAATCAGAACTTAGAAGTCTTGTTTTGCTAGAGGACATCAAAACGTCAATGGTGAAGGCTTCTGAGAAAGATCTTGAGAACTATTGTGAAACCTTGGTGCAGCAGGAGATCTGCAGGCTGCTTGGCGGTGAGCTAGAGAGGGAGAATCTTCAATACCTGAACAGCATCTTCCAACTCTTTCCCACTTATTCCTGGCACGCCATGCAAGCAGTGCTGCATCTGAGGTGCAACGGTGAGGGATCATTGTCGTCTAAAGCTCCTGCTGAGTTGTGGAAAATCATCCTCAGCCCTCTGCAACCCACAGCAAACTTTGCTCACTGCAATGGTCAGCAGAAACACACTACGATGAACCTGCCTGTTTTTGAGCTCCTGTGTCACTCCATCTTCAAATTCCAGCCCAGCTGGCTCCCCAGGTTTCTGGAATTGGCACAACAGCAGACAGGCATGACCTCCTCATCTTCATGGAGTTATGGTATGAAGGAGAGCTCTGAGAGCTTGCCGCTCTATAAACGGGCCTTGACTGTTCTCCCTTGTAAAGGTTCCTATCAACACCTGGAAGTGGAGCTGCTTTTGTGCAGCGAGAGGCCTAAAGCAATAATGCAAGCATTGCGGATTCTCATCGAGCAAAGCCAGTGGGAACGGGTGTCACAAGTAGCCGAGAGGTTCTGCCGTAAGAGCCCGCTTCTGAACAAAGAGATTTTCAACGCTCTGCTGTGTGAAGTGTCCCAGCATAGAGACTTAGACCCTTATTTGGACCTGCTGTGGACTCTTTGTCCAGAGGACATGACTGTGACGAGCATACTTAATATTGTACTGAAAAACCTGCCGGATTCTGCGCAGAACTCGGGACCGTTCGAAGCTCACGGCAGCCAGGTCACCATTGGACTTTTGAAACCGCTCCTCAGAAAAGTTCTCCAAAGAGAGACCAAACCTAGCCACAGATACGCAGATATTCTTCAGTCACCCACAATTCCTCCACTCACGCCTCCACGCCAACCAAAGGGACTGCACAGAGATGCTGAGCACCAGGAGACCAAGCAGAGGACTTCCTCTTGA